Sequence from the Corallococcus sp. EGB genome:
TCGCCATCAAGTGCGGCAGGTGGTAGCGGGCCTCGGATGAGTTGAAGAGGTCCAGGTACTGCTCCAGGTAGCGCGTGGGCGGGAAGCGGCGGCGCACCGTTTCGTGGGCGTGACGCCCCAGTTGATGGCGCAGCTTCGGGTTGCGCCGCAACTGCACGATGCGCTGGGCGCAATGACAGGCGTGCCCTTCCACATCGCCTCCGCCACCGTGAGCCCGAAGCCCTCGCGCATGGACTCCTGCACCACCACCGCCGCGCGACGCTGGAGCGCGTTCACCAGCGCCGTGTCCTCGCGGCTGAGCACGAGGATCCGCTCGTCCCGGTGCCGCATCACCTGCTCGTAGACCCGCTGCCCCTCCGGGTCGTCCGTCGCCATGTTGCCCAGCAGCACCGGCGTGCACGGAGTCTGCTCGCAGGCGATGCGCCACGCCGCCACCACGCCCTCCGGGTCCTTCCAATGGTCGAAGCGCGACACCTGCACCACCAGCGGCAGGGCCGTGGGGATTTCGTGGTGCCGGAGCCGCTCCTCAAGCTCCGAGTCGCGCATCTCCCGGTTCTTGATGGAGAACGGCTCAATGGCCGGCATGAAGAACGGCTGCGGGCTGGACAGTTCGCGCTCGTACTCCGGGATGCGCAGCACCATCGCGTCGTCCTGCTCCACGAACGGCTTGAGGTACTCCCACAACGAAGGCTCCGGATTCGACAGGTCCACGTGGCAGCGCCAGATCCACGCCCGCGGCCGCTTGCGCACCGCGTTCTCGTAGACGGCCTGCTCGTTGACGCTCGCCCTCAGCTGCGTCAGGTGGATGTCCGCGCCCGCTGCGCGTTGTGCATCTTCTGTGTGTCCGCCCGCTGGCAGGCGCCACCCAAGGCCCCCATCCGCCCGGCTGCCCGCCAAGATTCAGGGCTCTTCCGGCGCGTGTGACACCACCCACAGCGGCGTGTCCCCGCACTGCACCAGGAGCTCGTCCCCCTGCCGGGCCAGGAGCGTGCCCGGCGCAGAATGAGGATCCTCGCCCCTCCAGGGCCGCGTGCGCTGCACCCGGACCCAACGGCCCTGCAGCCGCGCCCTCGCGTCCCCCTTGCCCTCACGCCAGCCGGCGAAGCGGCACGCGCGCACCTTCAGGTGCACGGCGCGCGCGCTGTCTCGCCAGTCGATGTCCCGGTACTCCGCTTCGAAGAAGGGCGCGAACGTGGCGTCCGCCTCCACCTGCGCCTCCCCCACGTCCCCGCGCGCCACGCGCTCCACCACCCGGGGCAGCAGCTGACGCGACGCGAGCATCAGCTTCTCGAAGACGACCTCCTCCGTGTCCTCGTCCCGGACCGGGAACGTCCCCTGCGCGAGCACGGGCCCGGTGTCGAAGCTCGCCTCCATGCGGTGGAAGGTGAGCCCCAGCTCGTGGGCATCCTCGCGCAGCGCCCACCCCAGCGGACACGGCCCCCGGTAGAGCGGCAGCAGGGACGGGTGCACGTTCACCGCCCCTAATCGCGGCAGCGCCAGCGCCTCCGGCGGCAGCCTCCACGGGAAGAAGAAGCACAGGAGCAGGTCCGGCCTCAGCTCCGCCAGCCGGGGCGTCAGGTGCGCCCGCTCGCGCACCAGGAGCACGTCCACCGACGGAGGCGTGGCCTCGAAGAGCCGCCCCATCTCCGCCCAGCCCTCCATGTCCAGCGGACGCAGGCCCCGGGTGCCCGCCGGCACCCCCAGCGCCACCACGTCGTGTCCCTGGGCCCGCAGCGCCAACGTGAAGTCGTGCGCCACCGCGGGAGCCACGGTGAGCAGCACGACGCGCCAGCCAGACGTGGCACCCGGAGTCGGCATGCCCGTGTCCTAACAATTCACCCACCGTGCGCGCCCGACCACCGCACGCCCGCATGCCCGGAAATGAAGACGCGCCCGCCCCAGGGGGACGAGCGCGCGGATTTCCAGCGGAATGCTCGCGGTGCGTCAGACCGCCTTCAGGCGGGGCGTGCGCGTCTTGGGCGCGGGGGCGGCGACCGCCTCACGCAGCGCGTCCTTCTTGTCCGTGCGCTCCCAGGTGAACTCCTTCTCGGAGCGGCCGAAGTGACCGTACGCGGCGGTCTTCTGGTAGATGGGCCGCAGCAGGTCCAGGTGCTCCGTGATTTCGCGCGGGCGCAGGCCGAACACCTGACGCACGGCGCGGGAGATCTGCTCTTCCGGCACGGTGGACGTGCCGAAGGTCTCCACCATCACGCTGACGGGCTCCGCCACGCCGATGGCGTAGGACACCTGCACCTCGCAGCGGCTGGCCAGGCCCGCCGCCACGACGTTCTTCGCGATGTAGCGGCCCATGTACGCGGCCGAGCGGTCCACCTTGGACGGGTCCTTGCCGCTGAACGCGCCGCCACCGTGACGGCCCATGCCGCCGTAGGTGTCCACGATGATCTTGCGGCCCGTGACGCCCGAGTCGCCCATGGGGCCACCGATGACGAAGCGGCCCGTCGGGTTGATGAAGAACTTGGTCTTGTTGTCGATGAGCTTCTTCGGCAGGACCTTCAGGATGACGTCCTCGCGGATGGCCTCCTGGATCTTCTTGTTGGAGACCTCTTCCGCGTGCTGCGTGGACAGCACCACCGCGTCGATGCGCAGCGGCTTGCCGTCCTTGTACTCCACCGTGACCTGGCTCTTGCCGTCCGGGCGGATCCACGGGTGGTTCTTGCGGCGCACCTCCGCCAGGCGGCGGGTGAGCTGGTGCGCGTAGTGGATGGGCGCGGGCATCAGCTCCGGCGTCTCGTCGCACGCGAAGCCGAACATCATGCCCTGGTCGCCGGCGCCCTGGTCCTTCTTGTTGTCCACGCCCCGGGCGATGTCCTGGCTCTGGCCCTCGATGGCCACCATGACGCCGCAGGTGTTGCCGTCATAGCCCATGGAGCTATCGGTGTAGCCGATGCGCGTGATGGTCGAGCGGACGATCTTCGGGATGTCCACGTAACAATTCGTCGTCACCTCGCCCGCGACGATGGCGAGGCCCGTCTTGACGAGCGTCTCCACGGCGACGCGCGCCTGCGGATCCTTGGCGATGATGGCATCGAGCACACCGTCGGAGATCTGATCGGCGATCTTGTCCGGGTGGCCCTCGGTGACGGATTCAGACGTGAACAGGAAGTCGGTAGGCATGTCTTCTCGGGCTTCGCGCTAATTCGGTGACACAGCGCAGGGGGCGGACAGTAAACGTGCGGTCCCAGCAGAGTCAAACCCGCTGATTCAGGGGATTATTCGGCGGGAGCACGCGTCGGGCAGGCGGCCCCAACGTGCAGGGGTGTGTCTGCTCGCCGGTTGAATTTAATGGTTTGCGCGGCGTTCCCCTGGCTACAGGACCCGCGCCCTTCTTCTGGAGGTCACCGACCCATATGAACACCATCGCCCGCCTTCGCACCCTTCCCTTCCTGGTTGCCCTCACCTTCGCCGTGCCCTCGCTCGCCGCCGCGCCCAAGGCTTCCGAAGCCGTCACCAAGCCGGTGAAGACCGTGGTGCAGTCCGTGCGCTACGAGAAGGACCTCAAGGCCCTGGAGAACCTGGGCAGCGACCAGCAGGGCCTCTTCCTGCTGGGTGACGAGTGGACCAAGGCCACGGACGCCCAGCGCAAGGAGTTCACCCAGCTCTTCCAGAGCCTCTTCGCGAAGATCGCCTTCCCCAAGGTGCGAGAGAACTTCAAGAACCTGGACTCCATCACCTACGACGAGCCGCAGGTGACGGGTGACAAGGCGCTCGTGGGCTCCACCATCTTCATCAACCACCCGCTGAAGAAGCAGGAGATGAAGCTGAAGTACGCCGTGGAGAAGGTGGGCAACACCTGGAAGGTCGTGGACGTGTCCGTGCTGGGCGACTCCATGCTCACCGGCATCCGCGATGATCAGGTCCGCCCCCTCTTCAAGGAGGGCGGCTGGGACGCGCTGCTCGGCGCCATGCGCAAGAAGAACGATGAGCTGGCTTCGGTGAAGCTGAAGTAATCCAGTCACCTGCTGCCTGGGCAGCCAGGCAACCAGGCCCTCGCCGTCCCTGCGGGTTCCGGGGGAGGCGCGGGCCGGGTAGGCTTGGGCGTTCCCCCTCCTCCGGAGCGCCTGGCGAATGACTGTGACAAGCCCCGGCTCGCAGCTGCTGCTCCGTGGCGCGCCGTCCGACCGTGAGATGGACGCGTTCTGCGTCCAGTACGCGCCTCGCGCTCCGGGCCACCCCGCCGTGAGGGACCTGCTGCGGCTCCTGGCGGACGTTCCGGGGGACGGCCTGGAGCCGCGCCTGGAGTGGGTGGAGCGGTGGAT
This genomic interval carries:
- a CDS encoding methionyl-tRNA formyltransferase yields the protein MPTPGATSGWRVVLLTVAPAVAHDFTLALRAQGHDVVALGVPAGTRGLRPLDMEGWAEMGRLFEATPPSVDVLLVRERAHLTPRLAELRPDLLLCFFFPWRLPPEALALPRLGAVNVHPSLLPLYRGPCPLGWALREDAHELGLTFHRMEASFDTGPVLAQGTFPVRDEDTEEVVFEKLMLASRQLLPRVVERVARGDVGEAQVEADATFAPFFEAEYRDIDWRDSARAVHLKVRACRFAGWREGKGDARARLQGRWVRVQRTRPWRGEDPHSAPGTLLARQGDELLVQCGDTPLWVVSHAPEEP
- a CDS encoding glycosyltransferase; this encodes MAGSRADGGLGWRLPAGGHTEDAQRAAGADIHLTQLRASVNEQAVYENAVRKRPRAWIWRCHVDLSNPEPSLWEYLKPFVEQDDAMVLRIPEYERELSSPQPFFMPAIEPFSIKNREMRDSELEERLRHHEIPTALPLVVQVSRFDHWKDPEGVVAAWRIACEQTPCTPVLLGNMATDDPEGQRVYEQVMRHRDERILVLSREDTALVNALQRRAAVVVQESMREGFGLTVAEAMWKGTPVIAPSASCSCGATRSCAINWGVTPTKRCAAASRPRATWSSTWTSSTHPRPATTCRT
- a CDS encoding ABC transporter substrate-binding protein codes for the protein MNTIARLRTLPFLVALTFAVPSLAAAPKASEAVTKPVKTVVQSVRYEKDLKALENLGSDQQGLFLLGDEWTKATDAQRKEFTQLFQSLFAKIAFPKVRENFKNLDSITYDEPQVTGDKALVGSTIFINHPLKKQEMKLKYAVEKVGNTWKVVDVSVLGDSMLTGIRDDQVRPLFKEGGWDALLGAMRKKNDELASVKLK
- the metK gene encoding methionine adenosyltransferase, with the protein product MPTDFLFTSESVTEGHPDKIADQISDGVLDAIIAKDPQARVAVETLVKTGLAIVAGEVTTNCYVDIPKIVRSTITRIGYTDSSMGYDGNTCGVMVAIEGQSQDIARGVDNKKDQGAGDQGMMFGFACDETPELMPAPIHYAHQLTRRLAEVRRKNHPWIRPDGKSQVTVEYKDGKPLRIDAVVLSTQHAEEVSNKKIQEAIREDVILKVLPKKLIDNKTKFFINPTGRFVIGGPMGDSGVTGRKIIVDTYGGMGRHGGGAFSGKDPSKVDRSAAYMGRYIAKNVVAAGLASRCEVQVSYAIGVAEPVSVMVETFGTSTVPEEQISRAVRQVFGLRPREITEHLDLLRPIYQKTAAYGHFGRSEKEFTWERTDKKDALREAVAAPAPKTRTPRLKAV